A genomic stretch from Xenopus laevis strain J_2021 chromosome 6S, Xenopus_laevis_v10.1, whole genome shotgun sequence includes:
- the nxph1.S gene encoding neurexophilin-1 — protein MQPVYWLSVLLLQATLQLMICTNSMGAGKTGNQKSGNSISTLKHIWTESNKELSISRLISQTFRGKENQTALNIRYDTPEPYTEQELWEWLRNSTDLQEPRPRAKRRPIVKTGKFKKMFGWGDFHSNIKTVKLNLLITGKIVDHGNGTFSVYFRHNSTGQGNVSVSLVPPTKIVEFDLTQQTVIDAKDSKSFNCRIEYEKVDKATKNTLCNYDPSKTCYQEQTQSHMSWLCSKPFKVICIYISFYSTDYKLVQKVCPDYNYHSDTPYFPSG, from the coding sequence aTGATATGCACAAATTCAATGGGTGCTGGAAAAACTGGAAATCAAAAATCAGGAAATTCAATATCAACACTTAAACATATATGGACAGAAAGTAATAAAGAATTGTCAATCAGCCGACTCATTTCACAGACTTTTCGGGGAAAAGAGAACCAAACAGCCTTGAATATAAGATATGACACACCTGAACCTTATACAGAACAGGAACTCTGGGAATGGCTGAGGAACTCCACAGATCTGCAAGAGCCTCGTCCCAGAGCTAAAAGACGGCCTATTGTCAAGACAggaaaatttaagaaaatgtttggATGGGGTGATTTTCACTCCAACATCAAAACTGTGAAGCTAAACTTATTGATAACAGGGAAAATCGTAGATCATGGCAATGGAACCTTCAGTGTTTACTTTAGACACAATTCTACTGGGCAAGGAAATGTATCTGTAAGCTTAGTCCCCCCAACTAAAATTGTGGAATTTGACTTGACACAACAAACGGTAATTGATGCTAAAGATTCAAAGTCTTTTAATTGTCGCattgaatatgaaaaagttgACAAAGCTACCAAGAACACACTTTGTAACTATGATCCTTCAAAAACATGCTACCAGGAACAGACCCAGAGTCATATGTCCTGGTTGTGCTCCAAACCCTTCAAAGTGATCTGTATTTACATATCCTTTTATAGTACAGATTATAAACTAGTTCAAAAAGTGTGTCCTGATTACAACTATCACAGTGACACACCTTATTTCCCTTCTGGTTGA